A genomic region of Salinibacter pepae contains the following coding sequences:
- the rplD gene encoding 50S ribosomal protein L4 yields MDVDIYQDDGVESGETAELDPTVFDIEPNDHIIWLDVKRIQAHQRQGTSKTKERGEVRGSGRKLYRQKGTGNARVGDAQSPIRRGGGRAHGARPRDYAHDLNQKEKRLARRSALSYKAANDNIQVIENFSLDRPDTRGLTDLFDLLGVEGQDILLATAEVEREVYLSSQNLPDVNVQEVQSINTVDILDADVVLLQEGALDWLTDVLSTDEAVPA; encoded by the coding sequence ATGGACGTTGACATCTACCAAGACGACGGGGTAGAGTCGGGGGAAACCGCCGAGCTCGACCCGACGGTCTTCGACATTGAGCCGAATGACCACATCATTTGGCTGGACGTGAAGCGCATTCAGGCCCATCAGCGACAGGGCACGAGCAAGACCAAAGAGCGCGGCGAAGTGCGGGGGTCTGGCCGGAAGCTCTATCGCCAGAAGGGAACCGGAAACGCCCGGGTCGGCGACGCCCAGTCGCCCATCCGTCGGGGCGGAGGACGGGCCCATGGGGCGCGGCCTCGCGACTACGCCCACGACCTAAACCAGAAGGAGAAGCGCCTGGCCCGGCGGTCCGCCCTTTCGTACAAGGCCGCGAACGACAACATCCAGGTGATCGAGAACTTCTCGCTGGACCGGCCCGACACCCGAGGGCTTACGGACCTCTTCGACCTGCTGGGCGTGGAGGGGCAGGACATTCTGCTCGCAACCGCCGAGGTGGAACGTGAGGTCTACTTGAGCTCGCAGAACCTTCCGGACGTGAACGTGCAGGAGGTCCAAAGCATCAACACGGTCGACATCCTGGACGCCGACGTCGTTCTGCTCCAGGAGGGCGCGCTCGACTGGCTCACGGACGTCCTTTCAACCGACGAGGCCGTGCCGGCGTAG
- the rplW gene encoding 50S ribosomal protein L23 — translation MSKRVLIRPYVTEKTTQQMQEGKYSFMCGLDATKTEIRRAVEHRYDGVEVEDVRTQVVPGKRRRQFRDGNMIEGRTSGFKKAIVDLDPDGEQIDFFEGI, via the coding sequence ATGAGCAAACGCGTACTGATTCGCCCCTACGTGACCGAAAAGACCACTCAGCAGATGCAGGAGGGCAAGTATTCCTTCATGTGCGGGCTCGACGCCACGAAGACCGAAATTCGGAGGGCGGTGGAACACCGCTACGACGGCGTTGAGGTCGAGGACGTCCGGACCCAGGTCGTCCCGGGGAAGCGTCGTCGCCAGTTCCGTGACGGAAACATGATTGAGGGCCGGACCTCCGGCTTCAAGAAGGCCATCGTGGACCTGGACCCGGACGGGGAACAGATTGACTTCTTCGAGGGCATTTAG
- the rplB gene encoding 50S ribosomal protein L2, protein MSIKKRKPTINSQRQYSVDDKEDITTTDPERSLLEPLPNSGGRNNQGRMTMRYRGGGHKRRYRKIDFKRRNKDGIPATVKTIEYDPNRSARISLLAYADGEKRYIITPDGLEVGDTVMNGPQAQAEVGNCLPLTSIPLGTKVHCVEMTPEKGAQMVRAAGTHAQLTAREGDYATLELPSGETRLVPSKCRATVGTTSNVEHENVVLGKAGRKRWLGRRPRTRGVAMNPIDHPMGGGEGLKSGGHPRSREGVPAKGYKTRKRNKESNKYIIRRRTESKQGAGGQ, encoded by the coding sequence ATGTCGATTAAAAAGCGAAAGCCGACCATAAACAGCCAGCGCCAGTACTCGGTGGACGACAAGGAGGACATCACCACCACCGATCCGGAGCGCAGTCTGCTGGAGCCCCTCCCGAACAGTGGGGGCCGCAACAACCAGGGCCGCATGACGATGCGCTACCGGGGGGGCGGCCATAAGCGCCGCTACCGCAAGATTGACTTCAAGCGGCGCAACAAAGACGGCATCCCGGCCACGGTGAAGACGATTGAGTACGACCCGAACCGCTCGGCCCGCATTTCGCTGCTCGCCTACGCCGACGGGGAGAAGCGGTACATCATTACGCCCGACGGGCTGGAGGTGGGGGATACGGTCATGAACGGCCCGCAGGCACAGGCTGAGGTGGGCAACTGCCTTCCGCTGACCAGCATTCCGCTGGGAACGAAGGTTCACTGCGTCGAGATGACGCCGGAGAAGGGGGCTCAGATGGTTCGTGCCGCGGGCACGCACGCCCAACTTACCGCCCGCGAAGGCGACTACGCGACGCTTGAACTTCCGAGCGGGGAGACGCGCCTCGTGCCCTCGAAGTGCCGGGCGACCGTCGGCACGACCAGCAACGTCGAGCACGAGAACGTGGTGCTCGGCAAGGCCGGTCGGAAGCGATGGCTCGGTCGTCGGCCCCGCACCCGCGGCGTGGCGATGAACCCGATCGACCACCCCATGGGCGGCGGTGAGGGCCTGAAGTCCGGCGGCCATCCCCGGTCCCGAGAGGGCGTGCCGGCGAAGGGGTACAAGACCCGCAAGCGCAACAAGGAATCAAACAAGTACATCATCCGGCGCCGCACGGAGTCGAAACAAGGAGCCGGGGGCCAGTAA
- the rpsS gene encoding 30S ribosomal protein S19, with amino-acid sequence MPRSLRKGPYVYYKLQRKVDALNESDEKKVIKTWSRDSIITPDFVGHTFAVHNGHQFIPVYVTENMVGHKLGEFAPTRTFTEHSQAKVDQRIRKPGQ; translated from the coding sequence ATGCCTCGCTCTCTACGCAAAGGCCCGTACGTATACTACAAGCTGCAGCGCAAGGTCGACGCGCTCAACGAGTCCGACGAAAAGAAGGTCATCAAGACCTGGAGCCGCGATTCGATTATTACGCCGGACTTCGTCGGCCACACGTTTGCCGTTCACAACGGACACCAGTTTATCCCGGTGTACGTGACGGAGAACATGGTGGGGCACAAGCTCGGCGAGTTCGCCCCGACGCGTACATTCACGGAGCACTCGCAGGCAAAGGTGGACCAACGGATCCGCAAGCCGGGACAGTAG
- the rplV gene encoding 50S ribosomal protein L22 translates to MQARAVRRHIRSSPLKMRRVINLVRDRSVPEAVAILDYMPQKVTGVVEKTIRSAVYNLMDQHDERFDEGALKLKEIRADEGPTFQRHQARARGRAAPIRKRTTHLKVVVAVEEEDPEEAAA, encoded by the coding sequence ATGCAAGCACGAGCCGTCCGCAGGCACATTCGGAGCTCTCCCCTCAAGATGCGTCGCGTCATCAACCTGGTGCGCGATCGGAGTGTGCCCGAGGCCGTTGCGATTCTGGACTACATGCCGCAGAAGGTGACCGGCGTCGTGGAGAAGACGATCCGTTCCGCCGTCTACAACCTGATGGACCAGCACGACGAGCGCTTCGACGAAGGGGCCTTGAAGCTCAAGGAGATTCGGGCCGACGAGGGCCCGACGTTCCAGCGCCACCAGGCGCGCGCCCGAGGCCGTGCGGCGCCCATTCGCAAGCGCACGACCCACCTGAAGGTGGTCGTGGCGGTCGAGGAGGAGGACCCCGAAGAGGCGGCCGCGTAG
- the rpsC gene encoding 30S ribosomal protein S3: MGQKTHPIGFRLGAIRGWDSNWYSETNFQDKLVEDEELRRYLHTRLKRAGLSRAVIERTPERVILTLHTSRPGVVIGRGGSEVEKLKGELETLTGKDIQINISEIKRPELDATLVAKNIVQQLEGRISFRRAMKQAMQAAMRMGAEGVRIRAAGRLGGAEMGRTEEYMEGRVPLHTIRADIDFAQETALTIYGTIGVKVWIHRGEILGKPDLSPNVQAQQRKMKESPQQRRQRRGG; this comes from the coding sequence GTGGGCCAGAAAACACACCCCATAGGCTTTCGCCTCGGCGCCATCCGGGGTTGGGACTCCAACTGGTACTCCGAGACCAACTTCCAGGACAAACTCGTCGAGGACGAGGAACTGCGCCGCTACCTGCACACGCGCCTCAAGCGCGCCGGCCTGAGCCGGGCCGTGATTGAGCGCACGCCGGAACGGGTCATCCTGACCCTCCACACGAGCCGTCCGGGCGTCGTGATTGGCCGGGGCGGGTCCGAGGTTGAGAAGCTGAAGGGAGAGCTCGAGACCCTTACGGGCAAGGACATTCAGATTAACATCAGCGAGATCAAGCGTCCGGAGCTCGACGCTACGCTCGTGGCGAAAAACATCGTGCAGCAGCTGGAGGGGCGAATCTCCTTCCGGCGGGCCATGAAGCAGGCCATGCAGGCCGCCATGCGCATGGGGGCCGAAGGGGTGCGCATCCGTGCCGCCGGGCGTCTGGGCGGGGCCGAGATGGGGCGCACCGAGGAGTACATGGAGGGCCGGGTGCCGCTCCACACGATTCGTGCAGACATTGACTTCGCCCAGGAGACCGCTCTTACAATCTACGGCACAATCGGCGTCAAGGTCTGGATTCACCGCGGCGAGATCCTCGGCAAGCCGGACCTGAGCCCGAACGTGCAGGCGCAACAGCGCAAGATGAAAGAGTCGCCCCAGCAGCGTCGCCAGCGCCGCGGGGGGTGA
- the rplP gene encoding 50S ribosomal protein L16, whose translation MLEPKDTKHRKVQRNQGLKRNKYAVKGTRLSFGDYGLKSLEEGEVNSRQLEAARVAINRYLKRDGKVWIRVFPDKPKTKTPAETRMGKGKGEPEHFVAPVQPGNVIFEVGGGADEESAREALRLGKHKLPLKTKFVVRPGSRAEE comes from the coding sequence ATGCTAGAGCCCAAAGACACAAAGCACCGCAAGGTCCAGCGCAACCAGGGCCTGAAGCGGAACAAGTACGCCGTGAAAGGCACCCGTCTCAGCTTTGGCGACTACGGCCTGAAGTCCCTCGAGGAGGGCGAGGTCAACAGCCGCCAACTTGAGGCGGCCCGGGTGGCGATCAACCGCTACCTGAAGCGGGACGGAAAGGTGTGGATCCGCGTGTTTCCGGACAAGCCCAAGACGAAGACCCCGGCGGAGACGCGGATGGGGAAGGGCAAGGGGGAGCCCGAGCACTTCGTCGCGCCGGTGCAGCCGGGCAACGTCATCTTTGAGGTGGGCGGCGGTGCCGACGAAGAATCGGCACGAGAGGCCCTGCGCCTGGGCAAGCACAAGCTGCCGCTCAAAACAAAATTTGTGGTCCGTCCGGGCTCACGGGCCGAGGAGTAG
- the rpmC gene encoding 50S ribosomal protein L29 produces MDADQIRDLSIAEIETRIDEEEEELEELQFQHAIRGRLENPMLLRTKRRLIARLKTIRNEKQAVEEEPA; encoded by the coding sequence ATGGATGCCGACCAGATTCGAGACCTCAGCATCGCGGAAATTGAGACGCGGATTGACGAGGAGGAGGAAGAGCTGGAAGAGCTTCAATTCCAGCACGCCATCCGGGGACGCCTAGAGAACCCGATGCTCCTTCGGACCAAGCGCCGTCTCATCGCCCGCCTGAAAACGATTCGCAACGAAAAGCAGGCCGTTGAGGAGGAGCCCGCATAG
- the rpsQ gene encoding 30S ribosomal protein S17, translated as MEQTEEHTDTHTDEQDEAVDRNDRKERIGVVESAKMDKTITVSVRRQMKHPMYGKYLERSSTFMAHDEDDAANEGDTVRIMETRPISKNKRWRLVEIIERAK; from the coding sequence ATGGAGCAGACTGAAGAGCATACCGACACGCACACGGACGAGCAGGACGAAGCCGTCGACCGAAACGACCGCAAGGAGCGCATTGGGGTCGTCGAGTCGGCCAAGATGGACAAGACCATCACCGTGTCCGTCCGTCGCCAGATGAAGCATCCGATGTACGGGAAGTACCTGGAACGGTCCTCCACGTTCATGGCCCACGACGAAGACGACGCGGCCAACGAAGGGGACACGGTCCGGATTATGGAGACGCGTCCCATTAGCAAGAACAAGCGATGGCGACTTGTTGAGATCATTGAGCGGGCCAAGTAA
- the rplN gene encoding 50S ribosomal protein L14, whose product MIQQETRLNVADNSGAKEAQCIRVLGSSGRRYAGIGDQIVVSVKSAIPSGEINKGDVSRAVVVRTAKETRREDGTYIRFDENAAVLINQEEEPVGTRVFGPVAREVREKQFMRIVSLAPEVL is encoded by the coding sequence ATGATTCAACAAGAGACGCGACTCAACGTGGCCGACAACAGCGGGGCCAAGGAAGCACAGTGCATCCGTGTGCTCGGCAGTAGTGGACGCCGCTACGCCGGCATCGGGGATCAGATTGTGGTTTCCGTCAAGTCGGCCATTCCGAGCGGAGAGATCAACAAGGGCGACGTGAGCCGGGCCGTCGTGGTACGGACCGCCAAGGAGACGCGCCGCGAAGACGGCACCTACATCCGCTTCGACGAGAACGCGGCCGTGCTCATTAACCAGGAGGAGGAGCCGGTCGGGACGCGCGTCTTTGGGCCTGTGGCGCGGGAGGTCCGCGAGAAGCAGTTCATGCGCATCGTATCCCTTGCTCCCGAGGTGCTGTAG
- the rplX gene encoding 50S ribosomal protein L24 — protein sequence MAQNKLHVKQGDMVMLNKTITSAKSAGEDREAGYVGKVLKVFPDEQRVIVEGVNVRVFHEKPSRSNREGGRTEREAPIHVSNVNPIDSNGEATRIGRKKVEDPDTGRSRWVRYAKTTGEELDD from the coding sequence ATGGCTCAGAACAAGTTACACGTTAAGCAGGGCGATATGGTCATGCTTAACAAGACCATCACGTCCGCCAAATCCGCCGGCGAGGACCGAGAAGCCGGGTATGTGGGAAAGGTTCTGAAGGTGTTTCCCGACGAGCAGCGCGTGATTGTGGAGGGCGTCAACGTGCGCGTCTTCCACGAGAAGCCGAGCCGCTCCAACCGAGAGGGGGGACGAACTGAGCGGGAGGCGCCCATTCACGTTTCCAACGTCAACCCGATTGACAGCAACGGCGAGGCCACGCGGATTGGCCGAAAGAAGGTGGAGGATCCGGACACCGGCCGGTCCCGCTGGGTGCGGTACGCCAAGACGACTGGGGAGGAACTCGACGACTAG
- the rplE gene encoding 50S ribosomal protein L5, giving the protein MADVPRLQKQYQDEVRPSLTDQFGYENPMEVPRLEKICVNRGVGEVSENQKALDQAVEEMRKITGQHPTIRRAKRSIASFDVREGMPVGVKVTLREARMYEFFDRLVTLALPNIRDFGGVPDRSFDGHGNYTLGIDEQIIFPEIDVDNVDRIDGMDITFVTDAETDEESYALLKGLGMPFVRRGDEEPAEA; this is encoded by the coding sequence ATGGCCGACGTTCCGCGACTTCAGAAGCAATACCAGGACGAGGTTCGTCCCTCGCTGACGGACCAGTTTGGGTACGAGAACCCGATGGAGGTGCCCCGCCTCGAGAAAATCTGCGTCAACCGAGGGGTCGGGGAGGTTTCGGAGAACCAGAAGGCCCTTGACCAGGCCGTGGAGGAGATGCGGAAGATCACGGGCCAGCACCCGACCATTCGGCGCGCGAAGCGAAGCATCGCGAGCTTCGACGTGCGGGAGGGAATGCCTGTCGGCGTGAAGGTGACCCTCCGGGAGGCTCGGATGTACGAGTTTTTCGACCGGCTCGTCACGCTCGCCCTGCCCAACATTCGAGACTTTGGGGGCGTGCCCGACCGCAGTTTCGACGGCCATGGCAACTACACACTTGGCATCGACGAGCAGATCATCTTCCCCGAGATCGACGTGGACAACGTCGACCGCATTGACGGCATGGACATCACGTTTGTGACCGACGCGGAAACCGACGAGGAGTCCTACGCCCTCCTCAAGGGGCTGGGCATGCCGTTCGTCCGGCGTGGAGACGAAGAGCCAGCCGAGGCGTAG
- the rpsN gene encoding 30S ribosomal protein S14: MAKKSWIAREEKRERLYEKHKEERRRLKEEEKWVELQKLPRDSSPVRQNNRCKLCGRQRGYLRKFGVCRICFRELALEGKIPGIRKSSW, from the coding sequence ATGGCCAAGAAAAGCTGGATTGCCCGTGAAGAGAAGCGGGAACGACTCTACGAGAAACACAAGGAGGAGCGGCGGCGGCTCAAAGAGGAGGAAAAGTGGGTCGAGCTGCAGAAGCTTCCCCGAGACTCCAGTCCCGTTCGCCAGAACAACCGGTGCAAGCTATGCGGCCGGCAGCGCGGGTATCTCCGCAAGTTTGGCGTCTGCCGAATCTGCTTCCGCGAGCTTGCCCTCGAAGGCAAGATTCCGGGCATCCGGAAATCGAGCTGGTAG
- the rpsH gene encoding 30S ribosomal protein S8, with the protein MSGISDPVSNYMAQLRNAQEAEQTYVDIPASKLKRAMTQILLEKGYIKNFVNIDDEKQGLLRVYLKYDEYDQPAIRMLERVSRPGRREYADSDNLPEVKNGLGIVILSTSRGVMSDKEARRFGVGGEVLAKVF; encoded by the coding sequence ATGAGTGGTATTTCCGACCCCGTCTCGAACTACATGGCTCAACTCCGCAATGCGCAGGAGGCGGAGCAGACCTATGTGGACATCCCCGCCTCCAAGCTGAAGCGGGCCATGACCCAGATTCTCCTCGAAAAGGGGTACATTAAGAACTTCGTCAACATCGACGATGAGAAGCAGGGCCTCCTCCGGGTCTACCTGAAGTATGACGAGTACGACCAGCCGGCCATCCGGATGCTGGAGCGGGTCTCGCGTCCGGGACGCCGCGAATATGCGGACTCGGACAACCTGCCGGAAGTGAAAAACGGCCTCGGCATCGTCATTTTGTCGACGTCCCGGGGCGTGATGAGCGACAAGGAAGCCCGCCGGTTTGGGGTGGGCGGCGAAGTGCTGGCCAAGGTCTTTTAA
- the rplF gene encoding 50S ribosomal protein L6 yields the protein MARIGDNPIPFGDDVTVSVDDHNVVTIEGPKGTLTEQIDPEMTLEVADDHVVVRRPTNQKRHRSLHGLSRSLIVNMVEGVTEGYKKELKIIGVGYRAQMSDETLEIALGYSHPIYFLPPSDVAVSVDADRGQDDIIIVEGIDKELVGQVAAKIRSLRPPEPYKGKGVRYVDEHVPLKAGKTAAR from the coding sequence ATGGCTCGAATAGGAGACAACCCGATCCCGTTCGGTGACGACGTCACCGTGTCGGTCGACGATCACAACGTAGTGACGATCGAAGGGCCGAAGGGGACCCTCACGGAGCAGATTGACCCGGAGATGACCCTAGAAGTTGCCGACGACCACGTGGTCGTCCGGCGCCCGACCAACCAGAAGCGGCACCGCTCGCTGCATGGCCTCAGTCGGTCCCTCATCGTAAACATGGTCGAGGGGGTTACGGAGGGCTACAAGAAAGAGCTGAAGATCATTGGGGTGGGCTACCGGGCCCAGATGTCCGACGAGACCCTTGAGATCGCCCTCGGCTATTCGCACCCGATCTACTTCCTGCCGCCGAGTGATGTCGCGGTGTCGGTGGATGCGGACCGGGGCCAGGACGACATCATCATCGTGGAGGGCATCGACAAGGAATTGGTGGGACAGGTTGCGGCGAAAATTCGCAGCCTCCGTCCCCCGGAGCCGTACAAAGGAAAAGGGGTGCGGTACGTGGACGAGCACGTGCCCCTCAAGGCCGGCAAGACGGCGGCTCGCTAG
- the rplR gene encoding 50S ribosomal protein L18, which yields MPKGKKEKVERRQRIHDSIRESMFGTSVRPRLSVYRSNEHIYAQLVDDMEGHTLTSASSLADDVGGETPTEESRSVGELLAERAEEAGIDKAVFDRGGYKYQGRVRALAEGARDGGLQL from the coding sequence ATGCCAAAGGGTAAAAAAGAAAAGGTCGAACGCCGACAGCGAATTCACGACAGCATTCGGGAGTCCATGTTTGGGACCTCGGTGCGTCCCCGCCTGTCGGTCTACCGGTCCAACGAGCACATCTACGCCCAGCTGGTTGACGACATGGAGGGGCATACGCTCACCTCCGCGTCGAGCCTGGCGGACGACGTAGGGGGGGAGACCCCGACGGAGGAAAGCCGGTCGGTGGGCGAACTGCTCGCCGAGCGGGCCGAAGAGGCAGGCATCGACAAGGCGGTCTTCGACCGAGGGGGGTACAAGTATCAGGGACGCGTTCGGGCCTTGGCGGAGGGCGCCCGTGACGGCGGCCTTCAGCTGTAG
- the rpsE gene encoding 30S ribosomal protein S5, which translates to MADRKEQKRVNAEKRQENWVDRLVSVNRVSKVVKGGRRFSFNTVVVVGNEDGLVGTGLGKANEVSSAISKGADDAKKNVIRVPMRDGTIPHKVVGKQDAGKVLLKPASPGTGVIAGGGVRAVLECAGYRNVLTKSLGTSNPHNQVKATINALAETEDALEVARRRDIPLEKVFNG; encoded by the coding sequence ATGGCGGATCGAAAAGAACAGAAGCGCGTCAACGCCGAGAAGCGGCAGGAAAACTGGGTGGATCGACTTGTGTCGGTCAACCGGGTCTCGAAGGTCGTGAAGGGCGGGCGTCGATTTTCCTTTAACACCGTCGTGGTCGTCGGAAACGAGGACGGCCTCGTCGGCACGGGCCTGGGCAAGGCCAACGAGGTCTCGAGTGCCATTTCGAAGGGAGCGGACGACGCGAAGAAAAACGTCATCCGCGTCCCGATGCGCGACGGCACGATTCCCCATAAGGTGGTGGGGAAGCAGGACGCCGGAAAGGTTCTCCTGAAGCCGGCCTCGCCGGGAACCGGAGTAATTGCGGGCGGAGGCGTCCGGGCCGTGCTTGAGTGTGCCGGGTACCGAAACGTGCTTACGAAATCGCTCGGCACGTCCAACCCGCACAACCAGGTCAAGGCGACGATCAACGCCCTCGCGGAGACCGAGGATGCCCTGGAGGTGGCCCGGCGACGGGACATCCCCCTCGAAAAGGTGTTCAACGGGTAG
- the rplO gene encoding 50S ribosomal protein L15, with translation MDLSNLKPAEGATQAGQRLGRGEGSGRGGHSSTRGTKGQSSRSGAGTRPIWFEGGQTPLFQRVPKHGFNNAPFRTDYAIANVKRLQRLLDEEVLDGDDPVTPEVLADLGVVRTANRVKILGDGDLFDALEVKAHAFSESARQKIKQAGGSVTVVDQ, from the coding sequence ATGGATTTGAGTAATCTGAAGCCGGCAGAAGGGGCGACCCAAGCGGGACAGCGCCTCGGACGAGGCGAGGGCTCCGGGCGGGGCGGCCACAGCTCGACCCGCGGAACCAAGGGGCAGAGCAGCCGATCGGGGGCAGGGACGCGCCCGATCTGGTTTGAGGGGGGACAGACGCCGCTCTTTCAGCGGGTCCCGAAGCACGGGTTCAACAACGCCCCTTTTCGCACCGACTACGCCATTGCGAACGTCAAGCGCCTGCAACGGCTGTTGGACGAAGAGGTCCTGGACGGGGACGATCCCGTCACGCCGGAGGTGCTCGCGGACCTTGGAGTGGTCCGAACCGCCAACCGGGTCAAGATTCTGGGCGACGGCGACCTGTTCGATGCGCTTGAGGTCAAGGCGCACGCCTTCAGTGAATCGGCCCGACAAAAGATCAAGCAGGCGGGCGGTTCAGTAACGGTTGTCGACCAGTGA
- the secY gene encoding preprotein translocase subunit SecY, translating into MAGFAESIRNIWSVQELRERILYTLGILLIYRLGTHVTLPGVDAAALAQVRAQEGGGGLFGFLDMFVGGAFKQAGIFALGIMPYITASIIIQLMGAVVPYFQKLQREGEEGRRRITQLTRYGTIGITALQSIGYSINLLAGATGRAVVINSTLFTITTVVVLTSGTAFVMWLGERISEDGIGNGISLIITIGIIAFLPQALYNEIGLIGDNFFILLVEIGVWVLVAGAVVLVSQGMRRIPVQYAKRVVGKKVQGGTTQYLPLRVNAAGVMPIIFAQSIMFIPSTIASFFPNNATMQRVGGWFSDISSMSYSAVFFVVVVFFTYFYTAITVNPQEMADTMKRQGGFIPGIRPGKQTSEFIDTVLTRITLPGSIFLGLVAIFPAFAMQAGVSQGFAMFYGGTSLLILVQVTLDTLQQIESHLLMRHYDGFMKSGKMRSPRQGGGL; encoded by the coding sequence ATGGCTGGCTTTGCCGAAAGCATCCGCAACATCTGGAGTGTGCAGGAGCTCCGGGAGCGCATTCTGTACACGCTCGGCATCCTCCTCATCTACCGGCTGGGCACGCATGTGACCCTCCCCGGGGTGGATGCGGCCGCCCTCGCGCAGGTGCGGGCCCAAGAAGGAGGCGGGGGCCTCTTCGGCTTCCTCGACATGTTCGTCGGGGGCGCGTTCAAGCAGGCTGGCATTTTCGCATTGGGCATCATGCCCTACATCACGGCGTCCATCATCATTCAGCTGATGGGGGCCGTCGTCCCGTACTTCCAAAAGCTACAGCGGGAGGGCGAAGAGGGGCGACGACGGATTACGCAGCTCACCCGATACGGGACGATCGGCATCACGGCCTTGCAGTCGATTGGGTACTCGATCAACCTCTTGGCGGGGGCCACCGGGCGGGCCGTCGTGATCAACTCGACCCTGTTCACCATCACGACGGTCGTGGTGTTGACCAGTGGGACGGCGTTTGTGATGTGGCTCGGGGAGCGCATCAGCGAAGACGGCATCGGGAACGGCATCTCGCTGATCATCACGATTGGCATCATCGCGTTCCTGCCCCAGGCTCTCTACAACGAAATCGGCCTAATTGGCGACAACTTCTTCATCCTGCTCGTTGAGATCGGGGTCTGGGTGCTCGTGGCGGGGGCGGTGGTCCTGGTGTCTCAGGGCATGCGCCGGATACCGGTGCAGTACGCCAAGCGCGTGGTGGGGAAGAAGGTGCAGGGCGGAACGACCCAGTACCTTCCCCTTCGGGTGAACGCGGCGGGCGTGATGCCGATCATCTTCGCACAGTCGATCATGTTCATCCCGTCAACGATCGCGTCGTTCTTCCCGAACAATGCGACGATGCAGCGGGTCGGCGGCTGGTTCTCGGACATTAGCAGCATGAGCTACTCGGCGGTTTTCTTCGTGGTGGTCGTGTTCTTCACGTACTTCTACACCGCGATCACGGTGAACCCGCAGGAGATGGCCGACACCATGAAGCGGCAGGGCGGGTTTATTCCGGGCATCCGGCCCGGCAAGCAGACCAGTGAGTTTATCGACACTGTTCTGACGCGGATCACGCTCCCGGGCTCTATATTCCTTGGCCTCGTGGCCATCTTCCCGGCTTTTGCGATGCAGGCGGGGGTATCGCAAGGATTCGCGATGTTTTACGGGGGGACGAGTTTGCTCAT